One part of the Saprospiraceae bacterium genome encodes these proteins:
- a CDS encoding polysaccharide biosynthesis C-terminal domain-containing protein, with protein sequence MEIIQKQSLQSSTIHLAGAIIGALSTIFIYPLDLGLYGIYGFLTNTASLVVPFITLGFGSVLLRYFPYYNFSKKNYAGFFGFIFSGYALGILIFCSVFLIFYPEILSFLSKSDDQIKSFVIILLPLTILYVIFELFNTISINFQQITIPALVIFIMKLLLPILFILSVQNILTRFQFSICICLYYVLAICWLILYLKKKDKLFVDLSFNYKPFTRIKQMLKFAGFSILGGASAILALRIDSILVTSFIGAEANGQFTLAIFICNVAYIPATALTDSLNAVVSAISKNQDNSELQKIYTKSSRNMFIPTLWIAMCIYVSFLSLSQLMPNTEKVAYIYPAIGWLLLARIIDAMTGVNHHILSYSKYYTLELYLLLLMAILNIILNYVLLPIYGIHGAAFATFASVCIYNILKTWIVYLKLGLHPFSKETFQIAVIGIGYTIFILNISFPFNAFANLLIYSGILSILFLGTLYYLNLSPDLNQLIISIFKKLNRNNLPRST encoded by the coding sequence ATGGAGATTATCCAAAAACAAAGTCTTCAAAGTTCTACAATCCATTTGGCTGGTGCGATAATAGGCGCCTTAAGTACCATTTTTATTTATCCTTTGGACCTGGGATTATATGGAATTTATGGCTTCCTAACGAATACAGCTTCTCTTGTGGTGCCTTTTATAACATTGGGCTTTGGAAGCGTCTTGTTGCGTTACTTTCCTTATTATAATTTCTCTAAAAAAAATTATGCCGGATTTTTTGGCTTTATTTTTTCGGGATATGCATTGGGTATTCTAATTTTTTGTTCTGTTTTTTTAATCTTCTATCCTGAAATTTTATCCTTTTTATCTAAAAGTGATGACCAGATTAAAAGTTTTGTAATTATTTTATTACCCTTAACGATTTTGTATGTGATCTTTGAATTATTCAACACAATTTCTATAAATTTTCAACAAATTACGATACCAGCTTTAGTAATATTTATTATGAAGTTGTTACTTCCAATACTGTTCATATTAAGTGTACAAAATATCTTAACAAGGTTTCAATTTTCAATTTGCATCTGTCTATACTATGTTCTTGCTATTTGCTGGCTTATTTTATATCTCAAAAAAAAGGACAAACTGTTTGTTGATTTAAGTTTTAATTACAAACCCTTTACAAGAATCAAGCAAATGTTAAAATTTGCAGGATTTTCAATTTTAGGTGGTGCTAGTGCAATCCTTGCTTTGAGAATTGATTCCATACTAGTTACATCCTTTATCGGTGCTGAAGCCAATGGTCAATTTACATTGGCCATCTTTATTTGCAATGTGGCCTATATTCCTGCTACTGCTTTAACAGATAGTTTAAATGCTGTGGTATCCGCCATTTCAAAAAATCAAGATAATTCAGAACTTCAAAAAATATATACGAAATCATCCCGGAATATGTTTATTCCAACCTTATGGATCGCAATGTGTATTTATGTATCATTTCTTTCACTAAGTCAGCTGATGCCCAATACAGAAAAAGTGGCATACATATATCCTGCTATTGGATGGTTATTGCTCGCTAGAATAATAGATGCAATGACAGGTGTAAATCACCATATATTGTCGTATTCAAAATATTATACTTTAGAATTATACTTACTCCTTTTAATGGCTATTCTCAATATTATTTTGAATTATGTATTGTTACCAATCTATGGCATTCATGGTGCAGCGTTTGCTACGTTTGCATCGGTATGCATTTATAATATACTTAAAACCTGGATCGTATATTTAAAATTAGGGCTGCATCCATTTTCGAAAGAAACATTTCAAATTGCAGTTATCGGCATTGGATATACAATTTTCATTCTAAATATTTCATTTCCATTCAATGCGTTCGCAAATCTTTTAATTTATTCAGGAATACTTAGTATACTATTTTTAGGAACTCTTTATTATTTAAATTTGTCGCCAGATTTAAATCAATTAATAATTAGCATATTTAAGAAATTAAATCGCAATAATCTACCTCGTAGCACCTGA
- a CDS encoding LPS-assembly protein LptD: MNKIYLFLLIYLFGSTIHAQILDTLKPIDSLNSASIQGDSLVLKGGSLFLVSSDSIDVPVEYGADDKVRFDYINKVIHLYGHAFIHYKTMDIKADYIRIEMNTNLAIATPLLDSIGNKTGIPEFKEGDQAFKAQKISYNFKTKKGSIEQVITKEGDLYIHGEETKFISKQSKDSGGDDVIYNQDALITSCDAEHPHFGIYSKRQKIIPNKLVVVGPSNVVINDVPTPLWLPFGFFPISKNARSGILFPKRYEYDDRGFGLADIGYYWPISDHVDLKFLVDVFFKGSFKLNTSGNYKKKYKYSGSFTLQFENRIQEIPNDYKKNINRPISLRWNHNQDAGAHPYQSFGGSMDIETRGFSKLVYYDAARSLNNVLRSNLNYNYTFPNSPFSLSASMTHSQNLISHELNITLPELNVQMRTIAPFKKKNRISQLEKWYDRINLSYSSQIRNTLNTTDTSLFSSKTLEDLQYGFKHRADLNATFKLLKYFNITPSIAYNEEITFYSRELRLKDTVVYDSVRKDSIYGIEEEFLNKGFFPFRTFSTGASVNTQIFGQILSSKGWFRGIRHQMTPSISFNFSPNYHDKPFNYYRTVNTDLRDSFNTIKEYLIFAKSPFGEPSVPGENFNIGFSLGNRIEMKYYSKKDTIAKKIPIIEGFNFSGNYNVFADTFKLSIISASGSNRLFKGITTLYYGLNMDPYGRILINGKEIRSKTFAVRKNKKLAYVTSSYLNISSGMTIGQLVGLVNKEFLSKKDAAKPALQELFYDFNIQYIINFRHTRLESGKDTFQRTLHNLTINGSIPLTSNWRININNISYNFDKNGIQYPTLGLERDLHCWTMRFDWSPQFGYYSFVLGVKPGSLDFIRIPNNQSFSGATR; encoded by the coding sequence TTGAATAAAATATATCTTTTTTTATTAATATATCTTTTTGGATCAACTATCCATGCCCAGATACTAGATACCTTAAAGCCTATAGATAGCCTCAACAGTGCATCTATACAAGGTGATTCCCTGGTTTTAAAGGGAGGAAGCTTGTTTTTAGTTTCTTCCGATAGTATTGATGTTCCGGTTGAGTATGGTGCAGATGATAAGGTCCGGTTTGATTATATAAATAAGGTGATTCACTTATACGGGCATGCGTTTATCCATTATAAAACCATGGATATCAAGGCAGATTATATCCGAATTGAGATGAATACGAATCTTGCGATTGCGACTCCTTTGTTAGATAGTATCGGAAATAAAACGGGAATTCCAGAATTTAAAGAGGGAGATCAAGCCTTTAAAGCGCAAAAAATAAGTTATAATTTTAAAACGAAGAAAGGTTCAATCGAACAGGTCATTACAAAAGAAGGAGACCTTTATATTCATGGAGAAGAGACCAAGTTTATTTCAAAACAAAGTAAAGATAGTGGTGGAGACGATGTAATTTATAATCAGGATGCTTTAATTACCAGTTGCGATGCGGAGCATCCTCATTTTGGGATCTATAGTAAACGGCAAAAAATCATTCCAAATAAGTTGGTCGTAGTAGGCCCATCAAATGTTGTCATTAATGATGTCCCAACACCTTTATGGTTACCATTTGGTTTTTTTCCAATTTCAAAGAATGCAAGATCAGGAATTCTATTTCCCAAACGATATGAATATGATGATCGTGGATTTGGATTAGCGGATATAGGATATTATTGGCCAATAAGCGACCATGTGGACTTGAAATTTTTAGTGGATGTTTTTTTTAAAGGTTCTTTTAAATTGAATACCAGTGGTAACTATAAGAAAAAATATAAATATTCTGGAAGCTTTACCTTGCAATTTGAAAATAGAATTCAGGAAATACCAAATGATTATAAAAAGAATATTAACCGGCCAATCAGTTTAAGATGGAATCATAATCAGGATGCAGGAGCTCATCCATACCAAAGTTTTGGTGGTAGTATGGATATCGAAACCAGAGGATTTAGTAAATTGGTTTATTATGATGCTGCTCGTTCTTTGAATAACGTACTTCGCTCTAATTTAAATTATAATTATACCTTTCCAAATAGCCCATTCTCATTATCGGCATCCATGACCCATTCTCAGAATCTAATTTCACATGAATTGAATATTACTTTGCCAGAGTTAAATGTTCAAATGAGAACCATTGCCCCATTTAAAAAGAAAAATCGTATATCGCAATTGGAAAAATGGTATGACCGTATTAATTTATCCTATAGTTCTCAAATTAGAAATACTTTGAATACAACAGATACCAGTCTTTTCAGCAGTAAAACATTAGAAGATCTTCAATATGGATTTAAACATCGGGCAGATTTGAATGCGACTTTTAAATTGTTAAAGTATTTTAATATTACGCCAAGTATTGCATATAATGAAGAGATCACTTTTTATTCTCGGGAATTGCGTTTGAAGGATACCGTTGTTTATGATAGCGTGCGAAAAGATTCCATTTATGGTATTGAAGAAGAGTTTCTAAATAAAGGCTTTTTCCCATTCCGAACATTTTCAACAGGTGCCAGTGTGAATACACAAATTTTTGGTCAAATTTTGTCATCAAAAGGTTGGTTTAGAGGAATAAGACATCAAATGACGCCGAGTATTAGTTTTAATTTTTCACCAAACTACCATGACAAACCATTTAATTATTATAGAACTGTAAATACGGATCTTCGGGATTCTTTTAACACAATAAAAGAATATTTAATTTTTGCGAAAAGCCCATTTGGCGAACCTTCCGTACCAGGTGAAAATTTTAATATAGGTTTTAGTTTAGGCAATCGGATAGAAATGAAATATTATTCAAAGAAGGATACTATAGCCAAAAAAATTCCAATCATTGAAGGTTTCAATTTTTCAGGAAATTATAATGTATTTGCCGATACATTTAAGTTGAGTATTATTTCAGCTAGTGGAAGTAATCGATTATTTAAGGGTATTACGACCTTATATTATGGTTTAAATATGGATCCTTATGGTAGAATTTTGATTAACGGAAAAGAAATTCGTTCCAAGACTTTTGCAGTAAGGAAAAATAAAAAATTGGCCTATGTAACATCCTCTTATTTAAATATAAGCTCAGGAATGACAATCGGCCAACTTGTTGGTTTAGTCAATAAAGAATTTCTTAGTAAAAAGGATGCAGCAAAACCAGCATTGCAAGAACTTTTTTATGATTTTAATATCCAGTATATTATTAATTTTAGACATACCCGTTTAGAAAGTGGAAAAGATACTTTTCAAAGGACACTCCATAATTTGACAATTAATGGTAGTATTCCTTTAACTAGTAATTGGAGAATCAATATAAATAATATTTCATACAACTTTGATAAAAACGGAATTCAATATCCAACGCTTGGTTTAGAAAGAGATCTCCATTGTTGGACTATGCGATTTGACTGGTCTCCACAATTTGGTTATTACTCCTTTGTTTTAGGCGTAAAACCCGGCTCCCTAGATTTTATTCGAATTCCAAACAATCAATCTTTTTCAGGTGCTACGAGGTAG
- the rffA gene encoding dTDP-4-amino-4,6-dideoxygalactose transaminase — MRRIRFHIPYNPPNSIGYLEQVLANGNAATGGKFYQLCSSKLQTKLHTPSIYFTNSCTDALEFAAILANLQAGDEVILPTFTFVSTANAFYLHGCILRFADTILERPNISLETILPLVNARTKVIVVVHYAGIAVDLDPILEYAKLHQILVIEDAAQGIGAKYKNKYLGTIAPLGAMSFHATKLISCGEGGCLFINDDTFLDRASLIFEKGTNRKAFIRNEVSKYEWLDIGSSFGMSEFQAAVLYAQLECLDDLLAHRLNSWKWYMDAFQLNCAHANLSLPMVPEFATINGSFFYIILENERIRNELQIFLRNKEIESVFHFLALHKSPFYHNKFNQNLPNSEKFESSLLRLPIHHQILEEDVLKIVECIGEYFT, encoded by the coding sequence ATGCGAAGAATTCGTTTTCATATTCCATACAATCCACCAAATTCAATTGGATATTTAGAACAAGTATTAGCTAATGGTAATGCAGCTACGGGCGGAAAATTTTATCAGCTCTGTAGTTCTAAGCTGCAAACCAAATTGCATACACCCTCTATCTATTTTACGAATTCTTGTACTGATGCATTAGAATTTGCAGCTATTTTGGCTAATCTTCAAGCTGGAGATGAAGTTATTTTGCCAACTTTTACATTTGTATCGACGGCGAATGCATTCTACTTGCACGGTTGTATTCTTAGGTTTGCAGATACCATTTTGGAACGACCAAATATTTCATTAGAAACAATTTTACCCTTGGTGAATGCGCGGACAAAAGTAATTGTGGTTGTGCATTATGCAGGAATTGCAGTGGATCTGGATCCCATTCTTGAATATGCAAAATTGCATCAGATTCTTGTAATAGAAGATGCGGCACAGGGTATTGGAGCTAAATATAAAAATAAGTATCTTGGTACCATTGCGCCTCTGGGGGCAATGTCCTTTCACGCAACGAAATTGATTTCTTGTGGTGAAGGTGGCTGTTTATTTATTAATGACGATACATTCCTTGATCGGGCATCCTTAATTTTTGAAAAAGGAACCAACCGCAAAGCATTTATAAGAAATGAGGTTTCAAAATATGAATGGCTGGATATCGGATCATCCTTTGGTATGTCTGAATTTCAAGCAGCTGTTTTATACGCCCAACTTGAATGTCTGGATGATTTACTTGCACATCGGTTGAATAGCTGGAAATGGTATATGGATGCTTTTCAATTGAATTGCGCTCATGCTAATCTGTCGCTTCCAATGGTTCCAGAATTTGCAACGATTAATGGAAGTTTTTTTTACATCATTTTAGAGAATGAAAGAATTCGGAATGAATTACAAATATTTCTGAGAAACAAAGAAATTGAATCTGTTTTCCACTTTTTAGCATTGCATAAAAGTCCATTTTACCACAATAAATTTAATCAAAATTTACCAAATTCAGAAAAATTTGAAAGCTCGTTGCTTCGTTTACCAATTCACCATCAAATCCTGGAGGAAGATGTTCTGAAAATTGTTGAATGTATTGGGGAATATTTTACATAA